The Streptomyces sp. NBC_00670 genome window below encodes:
- a CDS encoding sodium:solute symporter family protein, producing the protein MQTPTYLAAELRLPTNWLDYTILGIYFVVVLGIGFAARRSVKTSLDFFLSGRSLPAWITGLAFISANLAATEILGMAANSAQYGVYTVHWYWIGAIPAMVFLGLVMMPFYYGSKVRSVPEFLLLRFDKWAHLLSSILFAFAAILIAGVNLYALAIVVEALLGWPQWVAILVAGIFVLAYITLGGLSSAIYNEVLQFFVILAALIPIAALGLKRVGGWDGLTDSLTKSHGDNFVTAWGGTGIGSANPLGANWLTIVLGLGFVLSFGYWTTNFAEVQRALSAKNLSAGQRTPLIAAFPKIFIVFLVMIPGLVAAVLVPKIGTSGSDLQYNDAIPYLMQELLPNGMLGIAVTGLLAAFMAGMAANVSSFNTVFTTDIWARYVVRDREDGYYVRFGRLITVIGVAASVGTAFLASSFSNIMSYLQTLFSFFNVPMFVVFIVGMFWKRASMKSGFWGLLAGTTAAMVNYFVFYKQGIVDIPTDQGANFVSAIAGFVAGAVVMVAVTLFTKPKPADELQGLVYGTRSPGMEEAPAKGDDAWYRRPALLGWGAVVLAAACYIPFSI; encoded by the coding sequence ATGCAGACCCCCACATACCTGGCAGCCGAGCTTCGGCTCCCCACCAACTGGCTCGATTACACGATCCTCGGCATCTACTTCGTGGTCGTCCTGGGCATCGGCTTCGCGGCCCGCCGCTCGGTGAAGACCAGCCTCGACTTCTTCCTGTCCGGGCGTTCCCTCCCCGCCTGGATCACCGGTCTGGCGTTCATCTCGGCCAACCTGGCCGCCACCGAGATCCTCGGCATGGCCGCCAACAGCGCCCAGTACGGCGTCTACACCGTGCACTGGTACTGGATCGGCGCCATCCCGGCCATGGTCTTCCTCGGCCTGGTGATGATGCCCTTCTACTACGGCTCCAAGGTCCGCTCGGTCCCGGAGTTCCTGCTGCTCCGCTTCGACAAGTGGGCCCATCTGCTCAGTTCGATCCTGTTCGCCTTCGCGGCGATCCTGATCGCGGGCGTCAACCTGTACGCGCTGGCGATCGTCGTCGAGGCGCTGCTGGGCTGGCCGCAGTGGGTGGCGATCCTGGTGGCCGGCATCTTCGTGCTGGCGTACATCACGCTGGGCGGGCTGTCCTCCGCGATCTACAACGAGGTGCTCCAGTTCTTCGTGATCCTCGCGGCCCTCATCCCGATCGCCGCGCTCGGCCTGAAGCGGGTCGGCGGCTGGGACGGTCTGACGGACTCGCTCACCAAGTCGCACGGGGACAACTTCGTCACCGCGTGGGGCGGCACGGGAATCGGCAGCGCCAACCCGCTCGGCGCGAACTGGCTGACCATCGTGCTGGGCCTCGGCTTCGTGCTGTCGTTCGGCTACTGGACGACCAACTTCGCCGAGGTGCAGCGCGCGCTCTCCGCGAAGAACCTCTCCGCCGGACAGCGCACCCCCCTCATCGCCGCGTTCCCGAAGATCTTCATCGTCTTCCTGGTGATGATCCCGGGCCTGGTCGCGGCCGTCCTCGTGCCGAAGATCGGCACGTCCGGCTCCGACCTCCAGTACAACGACGCGATCCCCTATCTGATGCAGGAGCTGCTCCCCAACGGCATGCTCGGCATCGCGGTGACGGGTCTGCTGGCGGCGTTCATGGCGGGCATGGCGGCCAACGTGTCGTCGTTCAACACGGTGTTCACCACCGACATCTGGGCGCGGTACGTGGTGCGTGACCGCGAGGACGGCTACTACGTGCGGTTCGGCCGGCTGATCACGGTGATCGGCGTCGCCGCGTCGGTCGGTACGGCGTTCCTGGCCTCGTCCTTCTCGAACATCATGAGCTACCTGCAGACGCTGTTCTCCTTCTTCAACGTGCCGATGTTCGTCGTCTTCATCGTCGGCATGTTCTGGAAGCGCGCGTCCATGAAGTCCGGGTTCTGGGGCCTGCTGGCAGGCACCACGGCCGCGATGGTCAACTACTTCGTCTTCTACAAGCAGGGCATCGTCGACATCCCCACCGACCAGGGCGCCAACTTCGTCTCCGCGATCGCCGGCTTCGTCGCCGGTGCGGTGGTGATGGTCGCGGTCACGCTGTTCACCAAGCCCAAGCCGGCGGACGAGCTCCAGGGCCTGGTCTACGGCACGCGCTCGCCCGGCATGGAGGAGGCGCCCGCGAAGGGCGACGACGCGTGGTACCGGCGGCCGGCGCTGCTCGGCTGGGGCGCGGTCGTCCTGGCCGCGGCGTGCTACATCCCGTTCTCGATCTGA
- a CDS encoding DUF397 domain-containing protein translates to MATTPDNWQKSSFSGGGDGNNCLELAATPSALHLRESDDPDVRLDTTPVALARLLRRIRAAGA, encoded by the coding sequence ATGGCAACGACCCCCGACAACTGGCAGAAGTCATCCTTCTCCGGTGGCGGCGACGGCAACAACTGCCTCGAACTCGCCGCAACCCCCTCCGCCCTCCACCTCCGCGAGAGCGACGACCCGGACGTGCGGCTCGACACCACGCCCGTCGCCCTCGCCCGGCTCCTGCGCCGCATACGCGCGGCCGGGGCGTGA
- a CDS encoding sensor domain-containing protein codes for MDTPAIRTALAVLTALPLTLLTACGDSGSDSGSGSGSGSASGPGRADGSGTRAMTSAPSGPLSARELEKRSLGKREVKGFFISEPGTSMVVTEDQVGTDRKQCRPLGLALSSVAMGNPAATAQRWAVAEVNAHSSPDAPASVVMITLASYDDAEGARAALTRLKKAVTACPDGFTGTQQEAESRFTKITEDTSPRVGDDPLGFTATLEEDGGTAPMKAFVFRGGSTLAYFSAVDFGTLDGSDFTFPVALAKAQEKKLR; via the coding sequence ATGGACACACCCGCCATCCGCACGGCCCTGGCCGTGCTGACCGCCCTGCCCCTCACCCTGCTCACCGCGTGCGGCGACTCGGGTTCGGACTCCGGCTCCGGCTCCGGCTCGGGTTCCGCTTCCGGTCCCGGCAGGGCCGACGGTTCCGGCACCAGGGCGATGACCTCGGCACCGTCCGGCCCGCTGAGCGCGCGCGAACTGGAGAAGCGGTCGCTGGGGAAGCGGGAGGTGAAGGGCTTCTTCATCTCCGAGCCGGGCACGTCCATGGTGGTCACGGAGGATCAGGTCGGCACGGACCGGAAGCAGTGCCGGCCTCTGGGCCTGGCACTGTCCTCGGTCGCCATGGGGAACCCGGCGGCGACCGCCCAGCGCTGGGCGGTCGCGGAGGTCAACGCCCACTCCTCGCCCGACGCCCCCGCCTCGGTCGTGATGATCACCCTGGCGTCCTACGACGACGCCGAGGGCGCCAGGGCGGCCCTGACGCGGCTGAAAAAGGCCGTGACGGCGTGTCCCGACGGCTTCACCGGGACGCAGCAGGAGGCGGAATCGCGCTTCACGAAGATCACCGAGGACACGTCCCCGCGGGTGGGCGACGATCCCCTCGGGTTCACCGCGACGCTGGAAGAGGACGGCGGCACGGCCCCGATGAAGGCGTTCGTCTTCCGCGGGGGCAGCACGCTCGCCTACTTCAGCGCGGTCGATTTCGGCACCCTGGACGGCTCGGACTTCACCTTCCCCGTCGCCCTGGCGAAGGCCCAGGAGAAGAAGCTGCGCTGA
- a CDS encoding ATP-binding protein, which translates to MTSLIQDPLLWVLLAVLLAAVFAVMKARRTNMALRRQNENLRGARDGLQGERNQLYTDYAALRTQHSDALAEVRQDAEAETKDVLKSAMRTLQVLADEQQHVIDKAQRKYGDDSEILADLMLVDHTNSQFSRRAQGIAVLCGGWLGRRETLASVYDVARSAQGRIKHFDRVRINSQVNISVAPKAVEPVAVVLAELLANATNYSAPGTPVEVNIQSVSAGVCVIVDDAGLGMSQEEKDRAAELLSPKGPVAITGLGNPPKFGFAVSGMLAARYGFKVSVDSVSPYGGVRAVILLPENLLTTNAPEPEESGAAGYGHAAQQAAVPGPTPVPDPEPMAPPQRLTSMATPAHHAAPARPLGTTAGGLPKRRRISSVSVVPFPVEETEREPEPEHGGQVTAARISAFARGTQLGRNTPATEGPEDQ; encoded by the coding sequence ATGACGTCATTGATCCAGGACCCACTCCTGTGGGTCTTGCTGGCGGTACTTCTCGCCGCGGTCTTCGCGGTGATGAAGGCCCGTCGAACCAACATGGCACTCCGCAGACAGAACGAGAACCTGCGTGGCGCCCGGGACGGTCTCCAGGGAGAACGCAACCAGCTCTACACCGACTACGCCGCCCTGCGCACCCAGCACTCCGACGCCCTCGCCGAGGTGCGCCAGGACGCCGAGGCGGAGACCAAGGACGTGCTGAAGTCCGCGATGCGCACCCTCCAGGTGCTCGCCGACGAACAGCAGCACGTCATCGACAAGGCACAGCGCAAGTACGGCGACGACTCCGAGATCCTCGCCGACCTGATGCTGGTGGACCACACCAACAGCCAGTTCAGCCGCCGCGCCCAGGGCATCGCGGTGCTGTGCGGCGGCTGGCTCGGCCGGCGCGAGACCCTCGCCTCGGTCTACGACGTGGCCCGCAGCGCGCAGGGGCGGATCAAGCACTTCGACCGCGTCCGCATCAACTCGCAGGTGAACATCTCGGTCGCGCCCAAGGCCGTGGAGCCGGTGGCGGTGGTCCTGGCCGAACTGCTGGCCAACGCCACCAACTACAGCGCGCCCGGCACGCCCGTCGAGGTCAACATCCAGTCCGTGTCGGCCGGCGTCTGCGTGATCGTCGACGACGCGGGTCTCGGCATGAGCCAGGAGGAGAAGGACCGGGCCGCCGAGCTGCTCAGCCCCAAGGGGCCCGTCGCCATCACCGGCCTCGGCAATCCCCCCAAGTTCGGTTTCGCCGTCTCGGGGATGCTCGCCGCCCGCTACGGCTTCAAGGTGTCGGTCGACTCCGTATCCCCCTACGGCGGCGTACGTGCGGTGATTCTTCTGCCCGAGAACCTGCTGACCACCAACGCGCCCGAGCCGGAGGAGTCCGGGGCCGCCGGCTACGGCCACGCGGCCCAGCAGGCCGCGGTCCCGGGCCCCACGCCCGTACCGGACCCGGAGCCGATGGCCCCGCCGCAGCGGCTGACATCGATGGCAACCCCCGCCCATCACGCCGCCCCCGCCCGGCCGCTCGGCACCACGGCCGGCGGTCTGCCCAAGCGCCGCCGCATCAGCTCGGTCTCCGTCGTCCCGTTCCCCGTCGAGGAGACGGAGCGGGAGCCGGAGCCGGAGCACGGCGGCCAGGTCACCGCCGCGCGCATCTCGGCGTTCGCGCGCGGTACGCAGCTCGGTCGGAACACCCCTGCCACGGAAGGACCCGAAGACCAGTGA
- a CDS encoding roadblock/LC7 domain-containing protein, which produces MNPDLSWVLNDVLQVRGARHAILVSADGLLLERSSDIGRDEAETNAAAMSSMQSLSRAVAPFVSAGNGVWKQTLIEYDGGWIFLIAAGQGAYLAVSAALDVDMESMSFRMQQQVSALGKAMTTPPRQSAGADV; this is translated from the coding sequence GTGAATCCCGACCTGTCGTGGGTGCTGAACGACGTGCTCCAGGTGCGCGGCGCCCGGCACGCGATCCTCGTCTCGGCCGACGGCCTGCTGCTGGAGCGCTCCAGTGACATCGGCCGCGACGAGGCGGAGACCAACGCCGCCGCGATGAGCTCCATGCAGTCCCTGAGCCGGGCCGTGGCCCCGTTCGTGTCCGCCGGGAACGGCGTCTGGAAGCAGACGCTGATCGAGTACGACGGCGGCTGGATCTTCCTGATCGCCGCGGGCCAGGGCGCCTACCTGGCGGTGTCGGCGGCCCTCGACGTCGACATGGAGTCGATGTCGTTCCGGATGCAGCAGCAGGTGAGCGCTTTGGGCAAGGCGATGACCACACCGCCCCGCCAGAGCGCGGGTGCGGACGTATGA
- a CDS encoding DUF742 domain-containing protein: MTRPDEEAAVTGHFVRSYVITGGRRLPEADELSLHTLVTLAPDAELPLGASPEVREIWELCAGGYLAVAEVSAHLGLPVGVARLLLTDLFEQGHLLRRAAPPRAQLVDRETIEKVLHGLQTRYG, translated from the coding sequence ATGACCAGGCCGGACGAGGAAGCCGCGGTCACCGGTCACTTCGTACGCTCCTACGTCATCACCGGCGGCCGGCGCCTGCCGGAGGCGGACGAGCTGTCCCTGCACACCCTGGTGACGCTCGCCCCCGACGCCGAGCTGCCGCTCGGGGCGTCGCCGGAGGTGCGCGAGATCTGGGAGCTGTGCGCGGGGGGCTATCTGGCCGTGGCCGAGGTCTCCGCCCACCTCGGGCTGCCCGTCGGAGTGGCCCGGCTGCTGCTGACCGATTTATTCGAACAGGGCCATCTGCTGCGCCGCGCCGCACCGCCGCGCGCACAGCTCGTCGACCGAGAAACCATCGAGAAGGTGCTGCATGGACTCCAAACCCGTTATGGATGA
- a CDS encoding GTP-binding protein yields MDEHRVDDPRDTRSTHAGRNPGIYVSDAVTTTAKILVVGHFAVGKTTLIGSLSEITPLRTEEKMTEASTQVDDLRGAPDKVTTTVALDFGRLTLSDELVLYLFGTPGQQRFMQLWEDMARGALGALILVDPARLADSFPVIDLVEKYGLEYAIAVNSFDPSAQFGKEEIREALDLLPDTPVEYCDARDQRSSAHALIALVQHLLTRAS; encoded by the coding sequence ATGGATGAGCACCGCGTGGACGATCCCCGCGACACCCGCAGCACGCACGCCGGCCGCAACCCGGGCATCTACGTCTCCGACGCGGTGACCACCACCGCCAAGATCCTCGTCGTCGGACACTTCGCCGTGGGCAAGACCACCCTCATCGGCTCACTGTCGGAGATCACCCCGCTGCGCACCGAGGAGAAGATGACGGAGGCGTCCACCCAGGTGGACGACCTGCGCGGCGCGCCGGACAAGGTGACCACCACCGTGGCACTGGACTTCGGCCGGCTCACCCTCAGCGACGAGCTGGTGCTCTACCTGTTCGGCACGCCCGGCCAGCAGCGGTTCATGCAGCTGTGGGAGGACATGGCGCGCGGCGCGCTGGGCGCGCTGATCCTGGTGGACCCGGCCCGGCTCGCCGACTCCTTCCCCGTCATCGACCTGGTGGAGAAGTACGGCCTGGAGTACGCCATCGCCGTCAACTCCTTCGACCCGTCCGCGCAGTTCGGCAAGGAGGAGATCCGCGAGGCGCTCGACCTGCTCCCGGACACCCCCGTCGAGTACTGCGACGCCCGGGACCAGCGCTCCTCCGCCCACGCGCTGATCGCCCTCGTCCAGCACCTGCTCACCCGGGCGTCCTGA
- a CDS encoding cytochrome P450: MDHQPPAGAPGSASRCPMHGADFAANPHLVYDQLRAQGPAAPVELAPGVNATLVTGYETALRVLQSPQLFVRDSRRWKDLNEGRISLDSPVLPMMAYRPNCLFTDGAVHLRLRKAVTESLDRLNITRIRRDVEPIAAYLIDQFSERGRADLLHDYAKLLPLLLFNKLFGCPAGIGDRLTGAMAALFEAQDPNEALRANEELNASLMELIALKRREPGDDMTSWLIQHGAGLTDEELKDQLVMLMGAGIEPERNLISNTLLTLLTEASSGRGTGMLIEEALDHVLWNDPPIANYATHFPVQDVDLGGTVVEAGSPVVISFAGANTDPALKEARQARSAGAHLAWGAGPHACPAKSPAQVIAVAAVEAILNALPDLQLAVPAGRLEWRPGHFHRALVALPVRFSPTPATRVAAALGSNGGTASRPAPAEQPLRAPAAPAAPRPAEPQRTGRKGGFWSTFLDLFRV; encoded by the coding sequence ATGGACCACCAGCCACCGGCCGGCGCCCCCGGCTCCGCCTCCAGATGCCCGATGCACGGCGCCGACTTCGCGGCCAACCCGCACCTGGTCTACGACCAGCTGCGCGCCCAGGGCCCGGCCGCCCCCGTCGAGCTCGCGCCCGGCGTCAACGCCACCCTGGTCACCGGGTACGAGACCGCCCTGCGCGTCCTGCAGAGCCCGCAGCTCTTCGTCCGGGACTCGCGGCGCTGGAAGGACCTCAACGAGGGCCGCATATCCCTGGACAGCCCCGTCCTGCCGATGATGGCGTACCGGCCCAACTGCCTGTTCACCGACGGCGCCGTGCACCTGCGGCTGCGCAAGGCGGTCACCGAGAGCCTGGACCGGCTGAACATCACCCGCATCCGCCGGGACGTCGAGCCGATCGCCGCCTACCTCATCGACCAGTTCAGCGAGCGCGGCCGGGCCGACCTGCTGCACGACTACGCCAAGCTGCTGCCGCTGCTGCTGTTCAACAAGCTGTTCGGCTGCCCGGCCGGCATCGGCGACCGGCTGACCGGCGCCATGGCCGCGCTGTTCGAGGCGCAGGACCCGAACGAGGCGCTGCGCGCCAACGAGGAGCTGAACGCCTCCCTGATGGAGCTGATCGCGCTCAAGCGGCGCGAGCCCGGCGACGACATGACCTCCTGGCTGATCCAGCACGGGGCGGGGCTGACGGACGAGGAGCTCAAGGACCAGCTGGTGATGCTGATGGGCGCCGGCATCGAGCCGGAGCGCAACCTCATCTCCAACACCCTGCTCACGCTGCTCACCGAGGCCTCCTCCGGCCGCGGCACCGGCATGCTGATCGAGGAGGCGCTCGACCACGTCCTGTGGAACGACCCGCCGATCGCCAACTACGCCACGCACTTCCCGGTGCAGGACGTCGACCTCGGCGGCACGGTCGTGGAGGCCGGCTCCCCGGTCGTGATCAGCTTCGCCGGTGCCAACACCGATCCGGCGCTGAAGGAGGCCCGGCAGGCGCGCAGCGCGGGCGCCCATCTGGCCTGGGGCGCCGGGCCGCACGCCTGCCCGGCCAAGTCGCCGGCCCAGGTGATCGCGGTGGCGGCGGTCGAGGCGATCCTCAACGCCCTGCCCGACCTCCAGCTCGCGGTGCCCGCCGGGCGGCTGGAGTGGCGGCCGGGCCACTTCCACCGGGCGCTCGTGGCGCTGCCGGTGCGGTTCAGCCCGACGCCGGCGACCCGGGTGGCCGCGGCGCTGGGCAGCAACGGCGGTACGGCCTCCCGGCCGGCCCCGGCCGAGCAGCCGCTGCGGGCCCCGGCCGCGCCGGCGGCCCCGCGTCCGGCGGAGCCGCAGCGCACGGGCCGCAAGGGCGGCTTCTGGAGCACGTTCCTGGACCTGTTCCGGGTGTGA
- a CDS encoding cytochrome P450, whose amino-acid sequence MSAVGDIPRPTVDRRTVLSVLRRLRSPEGQSNPLPLWEEFRALGDVVPAPWGGYFVTGYDVCNQVLRDRSWHVPDFAWQDRQPEPGRWGAAATREMGGTLSRLNAPEHTCQRRALGNPFDRTTLQDLTPVVAGHVEALLDDLEARLAADGEADFLTTVAERLPIRTVGHWLGLPPEDHARIVNFAHRQVFAQELTPTKSELEISAEATAEMRAYFTELIARRRAAPGDDALSGWIRHWDAAYPDDPAAADHVLYHLTMFITIASMETTATTMANAVWLLGEDPARWSWLREHHEFVDGAVEETLRYDPPVHLTSRYAAEDTELAGVPMPRDTMVHVLYGAAAHDPRRNPDPGTFDPARAGSHLSFGGGAHYCLGAALARLEIRTLLARLLERFPALRPVSAPAYAPRMVFRRVTSLKVTA is encoded by the coding sequence GTGTCCGCCGTCGGTGACATACCCCGCCCCACCGTCGACCGCCGAACCGTCCTCTCCGTACTCCGACGGCTCCGCTCACCCGAAGGACAGAGCAACCCCCTCCCGCTCTGGGAGGAGTTCCGCGCGCTGGGCGATGTCGTCCCCGCTCCCTGGGGCGGCTACTTCGTCACCGGCTACGACGTCTGCAACCAGGTGCTGCGCGACCGCTCCTGGCACGTCCCCGACTTCGCCTGGCAGGACCGGCAGCCCGAACCGGGCCGCTGGGGCGCCGCCGCCACCCGCGAGATGGGCGGCACCCTCTCCCGGCTCAACGCCCCCGAACACACCTGTCAGCGCCGCGCCCTGGGCAACCCCTTCGACCGGACCACGCTCCAGGACCTGACCCCCGTCGTGGCCGGACACGTCGAGGCCCTCCTCGACGACCTGGAGGCCCGGCTGGCGGCCGACGGCGAGGCCGACTTCCTCACCACCGTCGCCGAACGGCTGCCCATCCGCACCGTCGGCCACTGGCTCGGCCTGCCCCCCGAGGACCACGCGCGGATCGTGAACTTCGCGCACCGCCAGGTCTTCGCCCAGGAACTGACGCCCACCAAGAGCGAACTGGAGATCTCGGCCGAGGCCACCGCCGAGATGCGCGCCTACTTCACCGAGCTGATCGCCCGCCGCCGCGCCGCCCCCGGCGACGACGCGCTCTCCGGCTGGATCCGCCACTGGGACGCCGCCTACCCCGACGACCCGGCCGCCGCCGACCACGTCCTCTACCACCTGACCATGTTCATCACCATCGCCTCCATGGAGACCACCGCCACCACCATGGCCAACGCGGTGTGGCTCCTCGGCGAGGACCCCGCACGGTGGTCCTGGCTGCGCGAGCACCACGAGTTCGTCGACGGGGCGGTCGAGGAGACCCTGCGCTACGACCCGCCGGTGCACCTCACCTCCCGCTACGCCGCCGAGGACACCGAACTGGCCGGGGTGCCCATGCCCCGGGACACGATGGTCCACGTGCTCTACGGCGCCGCCGCGCACGACCCGCGCCGCAACCCCGACCCCGGCACCTTCGATCCGGCCCGGGCCGGGTCGCACCTCAGCTTCGGCGGGGGTGCGCACTACTGCCTGGGCGCGGCGCTGGCCCGGCTGGAGATCCGCACCCTGCTGGCCCGGCTGCTGGAACGGTTCCCCGCGCTGCGGCCGGTCTCCGCCCCCGCCTACGCGCCCCGGATGGTGTTCCGCCGCGTGACCTCCTTGAAAGTGACCGCATGA
- a CDS encoding enoyl-CoA hydratase/isomerase family protein, which yields MSSSVPETVLLKTLRVQQSGAVLSIELNTPDDGNLVTDRMLDDLLTVLDGQDPGVRVVVLSGAGEDFCLGGDRAELAGHLADDPGGAGVRAYGTRARRVCEALTGNPAVTVAAVHGRVIGAGFALALACDLRAGADTATFRLPELALGVPAAWGGLLPRLLSEVGPARARELVLTGREFGAEEAASLSVLQRVVPWAELDAAVAAWARPVVRRPGGALRVTKALLNAYGVGARLADATGLDAELLASVLATDQYGAGRRTGHLL from the coding sequence ATGAGTTCCTCCGTACCTGAGACCGTCCTGCTCAAGACCCTGCGGGTGCAGCAGAGTGGCGCCGTGCTCTCGATCGAGCTGAACACGCCCGACGACGGCAACCTCGTCACCGACCGGATGCTCGACGATCTGCTGACCGTGCTCGACGGCCAGGATCCCGGCGTACGGGTGGTCGTCCTGTCCGGCGCGGGCGAGGACTTCTGCCTCGGCGGTGACCGTGCCGAGCTGGCCGGGCACCTCGCCGACGACCCGGGCGGGGCCGGGGTGCGTGCCTACGGCACCCGGGCGCGGCGGGTCTGCGAGGCGCTGACCGGGAACCCGGCGGTCACCGTCGCCGCGGTGCACGGCCGGGTGATCGGGGCGGGGTTCGCGCTCGCCCTCGCCTGCGATCTGCGGGCCGGGGCCGACACCGCGACGTTCCGGCTCCCGGAGCTGGCGCTCGGGGTGCCGGCGGCGTGGGGCGGGCTGCTGCCGCGGCTGCTCAGCGAGGTGGGGCCCGCGCGGGCGCGGGAACTGGTGCTGACGGGGCGGGAGTTCGGGGCGGAGGAGGCGGCTTCGCTGTCGGTGCTGCAACGGGTCGTGCCGTGGGCGGAGCTGGACGCGGCGGTGGCCGCGTGGGCGCGGCCGGTGGTGCGGCGGCCGGGGGGTGCGTTGCGGGTGACGAAGGCGTTGCTGAACGCGTACGGGGTGGGGGCGCGGTTGGCGGATGCGACGGGGTTGGATGCGGAGCTGTTGGCTTCGGTGCTCGCCACCGACCAGTACGGTGCGGGGCGCCGTACGGGGCATCTGCTGTAG
- a CDS encoding helix-turn-helix transcriptional regulator, which produces MGVRLMVVDDHRLLAEALASALKLRGHRVLAAAAPAAGAAELVISRAPEVCLLGTAAPGEPGAFDPVARIKRERPQVAVLVLGPVPNPRGIAAAFAAGASGYVRHDERIEGVERAIMKARAGEAAVAPQLLQGAFAELLNPAAQPDDEGQRLLAMLTPREVEVLVRVADGEDTRLIAAGMGIAPSTARTHVQRVLMKLGVGSRLEAAALAARTGLLDRASPVDR; this is translated from the coding sequence ATGGGAGTGCGGCTGATGGTGGTCGACGACCACCGGCTGCTGGCCGAGGCGCTGGCCTCGGCGCTGAAACTGCGCGGGCACCGGGTGCTCGCCGCGGCGGCGCCCGCCGCGGGGGCGGCGGAGCTGGTGATCTCACGCGCGCCCGAGGTGTGCCTGCTGGGGACGGCCGCGCCGGGTGAACCGGGCGCGTTCGACCCGGTGGCCCGGATCAAGCGGGAGCGCCCGCAGGTGGCGGTGCTGGTACTGGGCCCGGTGCCGAATCCGCGCGGCATCGCGGCGGCGTTCGCGGCGGGCGCGTCCGGCTACGTACGGCACGACGAGCGGATCGAGGGCGTCGAGCGGGCGATCATGAAGGCGCGGGCGGGGGAGGCGGCGGTGGCGCCGCAGCTGTTGCAGGGGGCGTTCGCCGAGCTCCTCAACCCCGCCGCCCAGCCGGACGACGAGGGCCAGCGGCTGCTCGCGATGCTGACGCCCCGCGAGGTGGAGGTGCTGGTCCGGGTCGCCGACGGCGAGGACACGCGGCTGATCGCGGCGGGCATGGGCATAGCCCCGAGCACGGCACGCACGCACGTGCAGCGGGTGTTGATGAAGCTCGGCGTAGGCAGCCGCCTGGAGGCGGCGGCCTTGGCCGCGCGCACGGGGTTGTTGGACAGGGCGAGCCCTGTCGACCGGTGA